Proteins from a single region of Pseudorasbora parva isolate DD20220531a chromosome 22, ASM2467924v1, whole genome shotgun sequence:
- the nhsb gene encoding actin remodeling regulator NHS isoform X2 produces the protein MPFAKRIVEPQLLCRHPIPNDEGLLFEDLCSITNVALSRTLRQLSDLSKHACSLFQELENEIVSTNQRVWALQNKIGKIQQTACALDPKLEAVPVSNLDIESKLTSHYQASWHQQHNLFHTCTRPPCLEELHRHAKLNLRALHRDQQQRQRSTSRERGRVTISISVAPPMPTFPSTHKLKRREQRGRHSRLYQRSRPSSPVQCCYFIPWMRKAGTNTETDGELPVMSHRPKCPVPNVPTTLDKQTNWSKALPLPTPEERIKNDSQVVSSCIIPINVSGVGFDREASARCSLVHSQSVLQRRRKLRRRKTITGIPKRVQQDMDSDESPVARERTVIIHANPHKSLWHEELSLSGRVLHTKDSGCQTDDFLIAAPSRRRIRAQRGQGIPASLSHSTGNITSLPDRSDTVYAAATTTRVRSRSLPREGGRLLDEDQDDSDDDDDDEEDDDEEDDDEEEDEELSPYEAEDFLPGPGQRISKDEEESTDDQAMPELQFGSLKRMQHSESPEHAWIERGRSRLPRKVDMGSCEISSSSDTFSSPIHSASTTGVLGSQIDHKEDHQSSSGNWSGSSSTCPSQTSETLPPAASPPLTGSSHCDSELSLNTGSHVIDDTTGFIIDPYHMDKPQGQGQRSNSFTSSATDQMDDAGVSTASDGEWNCAQDQQDQPCPQDFSPKHSREDESGVSCPSYSSGETYESFGDQASARKSEMHYIVDTEGFYSSMHFDCGLKGSRSYYNYAAIDPDCGPSGNIAPGMGEYPQSEYTATRTLGRTCLSLRKPKSKPPPPKRSSSLKETSSDVNVLEQSEPKITCELPLPLSSREMKLQLDLAGSAGHLETAGLESLGAWGVENVRDILDCSSPFSSSDTHSFKDEGAVQADYADLWLHNDLKSNDTYRPLSNSSAATGTTVIECIKTSESAEIQACQPRSRPTSPTLPPPEGDFKLASPEKLAGLASPSSGYSSQSETPTSSFPSAFFPGPLSPNSGKRKPKVPERKSSLCSLQQPQLLVRDPGISSRRETDFHAIPPSHLDLSALHSKHFAHRNQMHILHQNKQKAAIAAAAAAEARTAAVAAAAEARIAAAASTSESATNTTPSSAHLAITPTVLRSVQLRSICRPSEGNHGYALASANPVTRPKCPTIITDAPSSSNRHNRKPPAYKPPTAQFCESQVPLVENVVLPQEEVRVRQERLGPGTYWAMTAFRTPVDPTPEKEGSSTRSSQCPEQEQDSRRYPDVQRAMSPERLKQDIIQLSRPEPSAQPVCLASTMPPPAYSEILRSNFVLCNSPDKVPVSTQEASQIYTISDVQGREEDYETSGVTARSASQDIREEESTPDTEDYFSKESTPSDNSSSPLTDDSKPDDDDNAFPSPNKLRTTEDLFAMIHRSKRKVLGRKDSGEMSGKGRPGVAPVTAPVSNPTVCPVTPAASVPSNCSQRASGPIYRSAKKSSTSSEEFKLLLLKKGSRSDSSYRMSAIEILKSPITPKTQGEMLLEAARQPEEPPFPLQESTSSCDPLPSSFPKANSEGFSPKTLTMSAASRQGRSRIPPAANSSRYSTRSRLYTAPMQAISEGETENSDGSPHDDRSS, from the exons CGGTATCAAATCTGGACATTGAGAGTAAACTGACATCCCACTATCAGGCTTCATGGCATCAGCAACACAATCTGTTCCACACTTGTACACGGCCACCATGTCTAGAGGAGTTACACCGACACGCCAAGCTCAACCTGCGGGCACTGCACAGAG ACCAGCAGCAGCGTCAGCGCTCAACCAGCAGAGAGCGGGGTCGGGTCACCATATCAATATCTGTGGCCCCGCCCATGCCAACCTTCCCTTCAACTCACAAACTCAAAAGGCGGGAGCAGAGGGGGCGACACTCACGCCTG TATCAGCGCTCCCGTCCCTCCTCCCCTGTTCAGTGTTGTTACTTCATTCCTTGGATGAGAAAG GCTGGTACCAACACAGAAACAGATGGAGAATTGCCAGTGATGAGCCATAGGCCTAAATGTCCTGTTCCCAATGTACCTACCACCCTGGACAAACAGACCAACTGGTCCAAAGCCCTGCCTCTTCCTACGCCAGAAGAGAGAATAAAGAATGACTCTCAAGTGGTTTCATCCTGTATCATTCCAATAAATGTTTCTG gtgttggatTTGACAGAGAAGCCAGTGCTCGCTGCTCTCTTGTTCACTCACAGTCAGTTCTACAGAGACGTCGGAAACTCAGGAGGCGGAAAACGATCACTGGCATTCCCAAACGCGTTCAACAAGACATGG ATTCTGATGAATCACCTGTGGCTAGAGAGAGAACAGTGATCATCCATGCTAATCCACACAAGTCACTGTGGCATGAGGAGCTCTCCCTGAGTGGCCGAGTATTGCACACTAAGGACTCTGGCTGTCAGACAGATGATTTCCTGATTGCTGCTCCATCCCGGAGGCGTATCCGTGCCCAGAGGGGTCAGGGAATTCCTGCTTCTCTCTCACACTCCACTGGAAACATCACCTCTCTGCCGGATCGCTCTGATACCGTGTATGCTGCAGCAACAACCACCCGTGTTCGTTCCAGAAGTCTACCACGCGAGGGTGGTCGACTTCTGGATGAGGACCAAgatgacagtgatgatgatgatgatgatgaagaagatgatgatgaagaagatgatgatgaagaggaagatgaggaGCTTTCTCCATATGAAGCTGAGGACTTCCTGCCAGGTCCAGGACAGAGAATTTCAAAGGATGAGGAAGAGAGTACTGATGACCAAGCCATGCCAGAGCTACAGTTTGGAAGCCTCAAGCGTATGCAGCATTCGGAGAGCCCTGAACATGCATGGATCGAGAGAGGCAGATCCAGGCTCCCACGCAAAGTTGACATGGGAAGCTGTGAGATTTCATCCAGCTCCGATACTTTCAGCAGCCCCATTCACTCTGCCTCTACTACAGGAGTGCTTGGAAGCCAGATTGACCATAAAGAGGATCACCAGTCCTCAAGTGGCAACTGGAGCGGAAGCAGCTCCACTTGTCCATCTCAGACGTCTGAGACTCTCCCACCTGCAGCCTCCCCTCCCCTGACTGGATCCTCACACTGTGATTCAGAACTCTCCCTCAATACTGGGTCCCATGTCATCGATGATACCACAGGCTTCATAATTGATCCCTACCACATGGACAAGCCACAAGGACAGGGGCAACGATCTAATTCTTTTACCTCATCGGCTACTGATCAGATGGATGATGCAGGGGTCAGCACTGCTAGTGATGGTGAGTGGAACTGTGCCCAGGATCAGcaagatcagccctgcccccaAGACTTCAGCCCAAAGCATTCCAGAGAGGATGAGAGTGGCGTAAGCTGCCCCAGTTATTCTAGTGGGGAAACTTACGAGAGCTTTGGTGACCAAGCATCCGCTAGGAAATCTGAGATGCACTACATCGTTGACACTGAAGGATTCTATTCCTCCATGCACTTTGACTGTGGTCTTAAGGGTAGCAGAAGCTACTACAACTATGCAGCCATTGACCCAGACTGTGGCCCAAGTGGGAATATAGCACCTGGCATGGGTGAATACCCTCAGTCAGAGTACACAGCCACCAGGACATTGGGCAGAACGTGTCTGTCCTTAAGAAAACCAAAGTCCAAGCCACCCCCACCAAAACGTAGCTCTTCATTAAAGGAAACAAGCAGTGATGTGAACGTTCTAGAGCAGAGCGAACCAAAGATTACTTGTGAGTTGCCGCTGCCCTTGTCTTCCAGAGAGATGAAACTGCAGCTTGACTTGGCTGGTTCTGCAGGGCACCTTGAGACTGCAGGTCTTGAGTCACTTGGCGCATGGGGAGTGGAGAATGTCAGAGACATACTTGACTGCTCCTCTCCATTCAGTTCCTCAGACACACATTCCTTCAAGGATGAAGGTGCTGTGCAAGCAGACTATGCAGACCTCTGGCTCCACAATGACTTGAAATCAAATGACACTTACCGGCCTCTGTCCAACTCTAGTGCTGCTACGGGTACAACTGTTATTGAATGCATCAAGACATCAGAAAGTGCAGAAATACAAGCCTGTCAACCCAGGTCCAGACCTACTTCCCCAACTCTTCCTCCACCTGAAGGTGACTTCAAGCTGGCTTCCCCTGAGAAGTTGGCCGGCTTAGCATCCCCTTCCAGTGGATATTCCAGTCAGTCTGAAACACCTACATCTTCCTTCCCCTCCGCTTTCTTCCCGGGGCCCCTGTCGCCAAATAGTGGCAAAAGGAAACCCAAAGTCCCTGAAAGGAAGTCCTCCCTTTGTTCCCTACAACAGCCACAGCTTTTAGTCAGAGACCCAGGCATTTCCTCCAGGAGGGAAACTGACTTCCATGCCATACCCCCCAGTCACCTCGACCTAAGTGCTCTTCACAGCAAGCACTTTGCTCACAGAAATCAGATGCACATCCTCCACCAGAATAAGCAGAAAGCTGCCATAGCTGCGGCTGCTGCTGCAGAAGCTCGAACTGCAGCCGTTGCCGCTGCTGCAGAGGCTCGCATTGCAGCTGCAGCTTCCACTTCAGAGAGTGCAACAAACACAACACCCAGCTCAGCCCATTTGGCTATTACTCCAACTGTTCTTAGATCAGTGCAACTGCGATCTATTTGTAGACCATCTGAAGGGAACCACGGCTATGCTCTGGCCAGTGCAAATCCAGTAACTCGACCCAAATGTCCCACAATAATAACTGATGCCCCGTCCTCTAGCAACAGGCACAACCGGAAACCACCAGCCTACAAACCTCCTACGGCACAGTTCTGTGAATCACAAGTTCCACTGGTGGAAAATGTTGTTCTTCCCCAGGAGGAAGTGAGAGTGAGGCAGGAGAGGCTTGGACCTGGTACTTACTGGGCAATGACTGCTTTCAGAACTCCTGTAGATCCTACTCCTGAAAAAGAAGGCTCTTCAACAAGGTCATCTCAATGTCCTGAGCAAGAACAAGATAGCAGAAGGTACCCAGATGTGCAAAGGGCAATGTCaccagagagactaaaacaagATATAATTCAACTATCGCGGCCAGAGCCTTCAGCACAGCCCGTGTGTCTGGCCAGTACAATGCCGCCTCCGGCTTACAGTGAAATACTGAGGAGCAATTTTGTACTGTGCAACAGTCCTGACAAAGTGCCTGTTTCAACTCAAGAGGCATCGCAAATTTACACAATCAGCGATGTTCAAGGCAGAGAGGAGGATTATGAGACATCAGGTGTCACAGCCAGAAGTGCCTCACAGGACATAAGGGAAGAAGAGTCAACCCCAGACACAGAGGACTACTTCAGCAAGG AATCAACTCCCAGTGACAATTCATCCTCTCCATTGACCGATGACTCTAaacctgatgatgatgataatgctTTTCCATCCCCAAACAAACTACGCACAACTGAAGATCTGTTTGCTATGATACACAG ATCTAAAAGGAAAGTGCTGGGACGTAAAGACTCTGGGGAGATGAGTGGAAAAGGTCGGCCTGGTGTAGCACCTGTAACCGCCCCTGTCAGCAATCCTACTGTATGCCCAGTCACCCCTGCTGCCTCAGTCCCTTCAAACTGCTCCCAGCGAGCCTCAGGACCCATCTACAGGAGTGCCAAAAAGTCCAGTACATCCAGTGAGGAGTTTAAACTCCTGCTGCTAAAGAAGGGTAGTCGCTCAGACTCGAGTTACCGCATGTCTGCTATAGAGATCCTTAAGAGCCCCATCACACCCAAGACTCAAGGAGAGATGCTATTAGAGGCTGCAAGGCAACCAGAGGAGCCTCCCTTTCCCCTACAGGAATCTACTAGCAGTTGTGATCCACTTCCGAGCTCATTTCCTAAGGCCAACAGTGAGGGATTCTCCCCAAAAACACTTACCATGTCAGCCGCCTCCAGACAGGGACGTTCCAGGATTCCACCTGCTGCAAACAGCAGTCGCTATAGCACGCGGAGTCGACTGTACACTGCCCCAATGCAGGCCATATCAGAAGGAGAGACTGAGAACTCAGATGGAAGTCCACATGATGACCGCTCCTCTTAA
- the nhsb gene encoding actin remodeling regulator NHS isoform X1, whose translation MPFAKRIVEPQLLCRHPIPNDEGLLFEDLCSITNVALSRTLRQLSDLSKHACSLFQELENEIVSTNQRVWALQNKIGKIQQTACALDPKLEAVPVSNLDIESKLTSHYQASWHQQHNLFHTCTRPPCLEELHRHAKLNLRALHRDQQQRQRSTSRERGRVTISISVAPPMPTFPSTHKLKRREQRGRHSRLERSVRESDVQTIQRKERPAKEAEFKPVLRKAGTNTETDGELPVMSHRPKCPVPNVPTTLDKQTNWSKALPLPTPEERIKNDSQVVSSCIIPINVSGVGFDREASARCSLVHSQSVLQRRRKLRRRKTITGIPKRVQQDMDSDESPVARERTVIIHANPHKSLWHEELSLSGRVLHTKDSGCQTDDFLIAAPSRRRIRAQRGQGIPASLSHSTGNITSLPDRSDTVYAAATTTRVRSRSLPREGGRLLDEDQDDSDDDDDDEEDDDEEDDDEEEDEELSPYEAEDFLPGPGQRISKDEEESTDDQAMPELQFGSLKRMQHSESPEHAWIERGRSRLPRKVDMGSCEISSSSDTFSSPIHSASTTGVLGSQIDHKEDHQSSSGNWSGSSSTCPSQTSETLPPAASPPLTGSSHCDSELSLNTGSHVIDDTTGFIIDPYHMDKPQGQGQRSNSFTSSATDQMDDAGVSTASDGEWNCAQDQQDQPCPQDFSPKHSREDESGVSCPSYSSGETYESFGDQASARKSEMHYIVDTEGFYSSMHFDCGLKGSRSYYNYAAIDPDCGPSGNIAPGMGEYPQSEYTATRTLGRTCLSLRKPKSKPPPPKRSSSLKETSSDVNVLEQSEPKITCELPLPLSSREMKLQLDLAGSAGHLETAGLESLGAWGVENVRDILDCSSPFSSSDTHSFKDEGAVQADYADLWLHNDLKSNDTYRPLSNSSAATGTTVIECIKTSESAEIQACQPRSRPTSPTLPPPEGDFKLASPEKLAGLASPSSGYSSQSETPTSSFPSAFFPGPLSPNSGKRKPKVPERKSSLCSLQQPQLLVRDPGISSRRETDFHAIPPSHLDLSALHSKHFAHRNQMHILHQNKQKAAIAAAAAAEARTAAVAAAAEARIAAAASTSESATNTTPSSAHLAITPTVLRSVQLRSICRPSEGNHGYALASANPVTRPKCPTIITDAPSSSNRHNRKPPAYKPPTAQFCESQVPLVENVVLPQEEVRVRQERLGPGTYWAMTAFRTPVDPTPEKEGSSTRSSQCPEQEQDSRRYPDVQRAMSPERLKQDIIQLSRPEPSAQPVCLASTMPPPAYSEILRSNFVLCNSPDKVPVSTQEASQIYTISDVQGREEDYETSGVTARSASQDIREEESTPDTEDYFSKESTPSDNSSSPLTDDSKPDDDDNAFPSPNKLRTTEDLFAMIHRSKRKVLGRKDSGEMSGKGRPGVAPVTAPVSNPTVCPVTPAASVPSNCSQRASGPIYRSAKKSSTSSEEFKLLLLKKGSRSDSSYRMSAIEILKSPITPKTQGEMLLEAARQPEEPPFPLQESTSSCDPLPSSFPKANSEGFSPKTLTMSAASRQGRSRIPPAANSSRYSTRSRLYTAPMQAISEGETENSDGSPHDDRSS comes from the exons CGGTATCAAATCTGGACATTGAGAGTAAACTGACATCCCACTATCAGGCTTCATGGCATCAGCAACACAATCTGTTCCACACTTGTACACGGCCACCATGTCTAGAGGAGTTACACCGACACGCCAAGCTCAACCTGCGGGCACTGCACAGAG ACCAGCAGCAGCGTCAGCGCTCAACCAGCAGAGAGCGGGGTCGGGTCACCATATCAATATCTGTGGCCCCGCCCATGCCAACCTTCCCTTCAACTCACAAACTCAAAAGGCGGGAGCAGAGGGGGCGACACTCACGCCTG GAGAGGAGCGTTAGAGAGAGTGATGTGCAGACTATCCAGAGGAAG GAGAGACCAGCCAAAGAGGCTGAATTCAAACCTGTTCTCAGAAAG GCTGGTACCAACACAGAAACAGATGGAGAATTGCCAGTGATGAGCCATAGGCCTAAATGTCCTGTTCCCAATGTACCTACCACCCTGGACAAACAGACCAACTGGTCCAAAGCCCTGCCTCTTCCTACGCCAGAAGAGAGAATAAAGAATGACTCTCAAGTGGTTTCATCCTGTATCATTCCAATAAATGTTTCTG gtgttggatTTGACAGAGAAGCCAGTGCTCGCTGCTCTCTTGTTCACTCACAGTCAGTTCTACAGAGACGTCGGAAACTCAGGAGGCGGAAAACGATCACTGGCATTCCCAAACGCGTTCAACAAGACATGG ATTCTGATGAATCACCTGTGGCTAGAGAGAGAACAGTGATCATCCATGCTAATCCACACAAGTCACTGTGGCATGAGGAGCTCTCCCTGAGTGGCCGAGTATTGCACACTAAGGACTCTGGCTGTCAGACAGATGATTTCCTGATTGCTGCTCCATCCCGGAGGCGTATCCGTGCCCAGAGGGGTCAGGGAATTCCTGCTTCTCTCTCACACTCCACTGGAAACATCACCTCTCTGCCGGATCGCTCTGATACCGTGTATGCTGCAGCAACAACCACCCGTGTTCGTTCCAGAAGTCTACCACGCGAGGGTGGTCGACTTCTGGATGAGGACCAAgatgacagtgatgatgatgatgatgatgaagaagatgatgatgaagaagatgatgatgaagaggaagatgaggaGCTTTCTCCATATGAAGCTGAGGACTTCCTGCCAGGTCCAGGACAGAGAATTTCAAAGGATGAGGAAGAGAGTACTGATGACCAAGCCATGCCAGAGCTACAGTTTGGAAGCCTCAAGCGTATGCAGCATTCGGAGAGCCCTGAACATGCATGGATCGAGAGAGGCAGATCCAGGCTCCCACGCAAAGTTGACATGGGAAGCTGTGAGATTTCATCCAGCTCCGATACTTTCAGCAGCCCCATTCACTCTGCCTCTACTACAGGAGTGCTTGGAAGCCAGATTGACCATAAAGAGGATCACCAGTCCTCAAGTGGCAACTGGAGCGGAAGCAGCTCCACTTGTCCATCTCAGACGTCTGAGACTCTCCCACCTGCAGCCTCCCCTCCCCTGACTGGATCCTCACACTGTGATTCAGAACTCTCCCTCAATACTGGGTCCCATGTCATCGATGATACCACAGGCTTCATAATTGATCCCTACCACATGGACAAGCCACAAGGACAGGGGCAACGATCTAATTCTTTTACCTCATCGGCTACTGATCAGATGGATGATGCAGGGGTCAGCACTGCTAGTGATGGTGAGTGGAACTGTGCCCAGGATCAGcaagatcagccctgcccccaAGACTTCAGCCCAAAGCATTCCAGAGAGGATGAGAGTGGCGTAAGCTGCCCCAGTTATTCTAGTGGGGAAACTTACGAGAGCTTTGGTGACCAAGCATCCGCTAGGAAATCTGAGATGCACTACATCGTTGACACTGAAGGATTCTATTCCTCCATGCACTTTGACTGTGGTCTTAAGGGTAGCAGAAGCTACTACAACTATGCAGCCATTGACCCAGACTGTGGCCCAAGTGGGAATATAGCACCTGGCATGGGTGAATACCCTCAGTCAGAGTACACAGCCACCAGGACATTGGGCAGAACGTGTCTGTCCTTAAGAAAACCAAAGTCCAAGCCACCCCCACCAAAACGTAGCTCTTCATTAAAGGAAACAAGCAGTGATGTGAACGTTCTAGAGCAGAGCGAACCAAAGATTACTTGTGAGTTGCCGCTGCCCTTGTCTTCCAGAGAGATGAAACTGCAGCTTGACTTGGCTGGTTCTGCAGGGCACCTTGAGACTGCAGGTCTTGAGTCACTTGGCGCATGGGGAGTGGAGAATGTCAGAGACATACTTGACTGCTCCTCTCCATTCAGTTCCTCAGACACACATTCCTTCAAGGATGAAGGTGCTGTGCAAGCAGACTATGCAGACCTCTGGCTCCACAATGACTTGAAATCAAATGACACTTACCGGCCTCTGTCCAACTCTAGTGCTGCTACGGGTACAACTGTTATTGAATGCATCAAGACATCAGAAAGTGCAGAAATACAAGCCTGTCAACCCAGGTCCAGACCTACTTCCCCAACTCTTCCTCCACCTGAAGGTGACTTCAAGCTGGCTTCCCCTGAGAAGTTGGCCGGCTTAGCATCCCCTTCCAGTGGATATTCCAGTCAGTCTGAAACACCTACATCTTCCTTCCCCTCCGCTTTCTTCCCGGGGCCCCTGTCGCCAAATAGTGGCAAAAGGAAACCCAAAGTCCCTGAAAGGAAGTCCTCCCTTTGTTCCCTACAACAGCCACAGCTTTTAGTCAGAGACCCAGGCATTTCCTCCAGGAGGGAAACTGACTTCCATGCCATACCCCCCAGTCACCTCGACCTAAGTGCTCTTCACAGCAAGCACTTTGCTCACAGAAATCAGATGCACATCCTCCACCAGAATAAGCAGAAAGCTGCCATAGCTGCGGCTGCTGCTGCAGAAGCTCGAACTGCAGCCGTTGCCGCTGCTGCAGAGGCTCGCATTGCAGCTGCAGCTTCCACTTCAGAGAGTGCAACAAACACAACACCCAGCTCAGCCCATTTGGCTATTACTCCAACTGTTCTTAGATCAGTGCAACTGCGATCTATTTGTAGACCATCTGAAGGGAACCACGGCTATGCTCTGGCCAGTGCAAATCCAGTAACTCGACCCAAATGTCCCACAATAATAACTGATGCCCCGTCCTCTAGCAACAGGCACAACCGGAAACCACCAGCCTACAAACCTCCTACGGCACAGTTCTGTGAATCACAAGTTCCACTGGTGGAAAATGTTGTTCTTCCCCAGGAGGAAGTGAGAGTGAGGCAGGAGAGGCTTGGACCTGGTACTTACTGGGCAATGACTGCTTTCAGAACTCCTGTAGATCCTACTCCTGAAAAAGAAGGCTCTTCAACAAGGTCATCTCAATGTCCTGAGCAAGAACAAGATAGCAGAAGGTACCCAGATGTGCAAAGGGCAATGTCaccagagagactaaaacaagATATAATTCAACTATCGCGGCCAGAGCCTTCAGCACAGCCCGTGTGTCTGGCCAGTACAATGCCGCCTCCGGCTTACAGTGAAATACTGAGGAGCAATTTTGTACTGTGCAACAGTCCTGACAAAGTGCCTGTTTCAACTCAAGAGGCATCGCAAATTTACACAATCAGCGATGTTCAAGGCAGAGAGGAGGATTATGAGACATCAGGTGTCACAGCCAGAAGTGCCTCACAGGACATAAGGGAAGAAGAGTCAACCCCAGACACAGAGGACTACTTCAGCAAGG AATCAACTCCCAGTGACAATTCATCCTCTCCATTGACCGATGACTCTAaacctgatgatgatgataatgctTTTCCATCCCCAAACAAACTACGCACAACTGAAGATCTGTTTGCTATGATACACAG ATCTAAAAGGAAAGTGCTGGGACGTAAAGACTCTGGGGAGATGAGTGGAAAAGGTCGGCCTGGTGTAGCACCTGTAACCGCCCCTGTCAGCAATCCTACTGTATGCCCAGTCACCCCTGCTGCCTCAGTCCCTTCAAACTGCTCCCAGCGAGCCTCAGGACCCATCTACAGGAGTGCCAAAAAGTCCAGTACATCCAGTGAGGAGTTTAAACTCCTGCTGCTAAAGAAGGGTAGTCGCTCAGACTCGAGTTACCGCATGTCTGCTATAGAGATCCTTAAGAGCCCCATCACACCCAAGACTCAAGGAGAGATGCTATTAGAGGCTGCAAGGCAACCAGAGGAGCCTCCCTTTCCCCTACAGGAATCTACTAGCAGTTGTGATCCACTTCCGAGCTCATTTCCTAAGGCCAACAGTGAGGGATTCTCCCCAAAAACACTTACCATGTCAGCCGCCTCCAGACAGGGACGTTCCAGGATTCCACCTGCTGCAAACAGCAGTCGCTATAGCACGCGGAGTCGACTGTACACTGCCCCAATGCAGGCCATATCAGAAGGAGAGACTGAGAACTCAGATGGAAGTCCACATGATGACCGCTCCTCTTAA